In a genomic window of Vigna angularis cultivar LongXiaoDou No.4 chromosome 6, ASM1680809v1, whole genome shotgun sequence:
- the LOC108341414 gene encoding LOW QUALITY PROTEIN: uncharacterized protein LOC108341414 (The sequence of the model RefSeq protein was modified relative to this genomic sequence to represent the inferred CDS: inserted 1 base in 1 codon; substituted 1 base at 1 genomic stop codon), producing MSSKLSSSAPSFISIVESYTFSVGETVGNKQLPHRVHSQVSFXLPXIDTKILIDGAIALKGLGGVLFIFGSSFGALLLLLHHLITTPIHYDFYNYESEDKEFTQLFIKFTQNMALFGALLFFIGMKNSIPKR from the exons atgtcctctaagttgtcttcttctgctCCATCTTTCATATCCATTGTGGAATCAtatacattttcagttggagagacagttggaaa CAAACAACTCCCACATCGCGTGCATTCTCAAGTTAGCT AACTCCCATAGATTGAT acaaaaattttaattgatggGGCTATTGCTCTCAAGGGCCTTGGAGGAGTTCTTTTCATATTTGGCAGCTCTTTTGGAGCTCTCCTTCTG CTCCTGCATCACCTTATTACTACTCCTATCCACTATGATTTTTACAATTATGAGAGCGAGGACAAAGAATTTACTCAACTTTTCATCAAATTTACACAG AATATGGCTCTCtttggtgctttgttgtttttCATCGGCATGAAGAACTCCATCCCTAAAAGGTAA